The proteins below come from a single Parazoarcus communis genomic window:
- a CDS encoding PhnD/SsuA/transferrin family substrate-binding protein: MRAMRYLRQGLLMLLFALATSAAHADEPPPIAIGFYMPLIRDVPRKDVEVTLRYWVEELTKPFNLTYRPVRLYDSMDELKRDMQADKINFMVASAMAVAQHFSNEELAGGFSGVKSTPENLLLVVRRAAGIRTLPDLTGKRVLVLDQDELSEVYLKTLLMKASLSPNRLAAIKKEKRSNSLVLQLFFNQGDAALINRNAFEIARTMNPQIGERLEVLEAYTFEARASGTGLFSARISPEHRDFITQAALKIGTTARGRQLLDIYQADAMVKTDVSDLNPYRELLDAYAKLADKAGGSRQ, from the coding sequence ATGAGGGCCATGCGCTACCTGCGGCAAGGGCTGCTCATGTTGCTGTTCGCCCTCGCCACGAGTGCTGCCCACGCCGATGAGCCACCACCCATCGCGATCGGCTTCTACATGCCGCTGATCCGCGATGTACCGCGCAAGGACGTGGAGGTCACGCTGCGATACTGGGTCGAAGAGCTGACAAAGCCGTTCAACCTGACCTATCGGCCGGTACGCCTCTATGACAGCATGGACGAACTCAAGCGCGACATGCAGGCCGACAAGATCAACTTCATGGTGGCCAGCGCCATGGCCGTCGCACAGCATTTTTCCAACGAGGAACTGGCGGGCGGCTTCTCTGGCGTGAAGTCCACGCCGGAAAATCTGCTCCTGGTCGTGCGTCGCGCAGCAGGCATCCGCACCCTGCCCGATCTCACCGGAAAACGTGTCCTGGTGCTGGACCAGGACGAGCTCAGCGAGGTCTACCTCAAAACCCTGTTGATGAAAGCTTCGCTGTCGCCCAACCGCCTCGCGGCCATCAAGAAGGAGAAGCGCTCGAACAGCCTGGTGCTGCAGCTGTTCTTCAATCAGGGCGATGCAGCGCTGATAAACCGCAATGCGTTCGAAATCGCACGGACCATGAACCCGCAGATCGGCGAACGCCTGGAGGTGCTCGAAGCCTACACCTTCGAGGCGCGCGCGTCCGGCACCGGCCTGTTCTCCGCGCGTATCAGCCCCGAACATCGCGACTTCATCACCCAGGCCGCACTGAAAATCGGCACAACAGCACGCGGACGGCAATTGCTCGATATCTATCAGGCCGACGCCATGGTCAAGACCGATGTTTCGGACCTGAACCCCTACCGCGAACTGCTGGACGCGTATGCCAAGCTCGCAGACAAAGCGGGAGGTTCACGCCAATGA